A DNA window from Hordeum vulgare subsp. vulgare chromosome 1H, MorexV3_pseudomolecules_assembly, whole genome shotgun sequence contains the following coding sequences:
- the LOC123439792 gene encoding histone H2B.1-like, which produces MAPKAEKKPAAKKPAEEEPTTEKAEKAPAAKKPKAEKRLPAGKTASKEGGEKRGRKKGKKSVETYKIYIFKVLKQVHPDIGISSKAMSIMNSFINDIFEKLAGEAAKLARYNKKPTITSREIQTSVRLVLPGELAKHAVSEGTKAVTKFTSS; this is translated from the coding sequence ATGGCCCCCAAGGCTGAGAAGAAGCCGGCGGCGAAGAagcccgcggaggaggagccgacgACGGAGAAGGCCGAGAAGGCCCCTGCGGCGAAGAAGCCCAAGGCCGAGAAGCGGCTGCCGGCGGGCAAGACCGCCTCCAAGGAGGGCGGCGAGAAGAGGGGccggaagaagggcaagaagagcGTGGAGACCTACAAGATCTACATCTTCAAGGTGCTCAAGCAGGTGCACCCCGACATCGGCATCTCCTCCAAGGCCATGTCCATCATGAActcattcatcaacgacatcttcgaGAAGCTCGCCGGCGAGGCCGCCAAGCTCGCCCGCTACAACAAGAAGCCCACCATCACCTCCCGGGAGATCCAGACCTCCGTCCGCCTCGTCCTCCCCGGCGAGCTCGCCAAGCACGCCGTCTCCGAGGGCACCAAGGCCGTCACCAAGTTCACCTCATCTTAA
- the LOC123439805 gene encoding putative NAD kinase 3 has product MSADEAALKACHERINLSVAASHQAENGSLTTVSSKKSEEAAYAFLPPIESTDAHLHEFAEAMRTVAKALRQVAEGKAAAQAEAAEWKRKYESEKAVKAHMQHSVIKGCSNCVKDKLEHLASKLTLETSSADETGCCGNHGICSRQILQDQCPGPNRKSDDRIIGRKVPFRLSWGSNGDKNGQHKHDFVSFEKGDITTAERSNKQIFLKWDSPPQTVLFVTKPNSNSVHALCSEMVRWLKEHNNINIFVEPRVSKELLIEDSYFNFIQTWDNDQEMKTLHTKVDLIVTLGGDGTVLWAASLFKGPVPPVVAFSLGSLGFMTPFPSEQYRECLGNVLKRPFTITLRSRLQCHVIRDAAKDEVETGEPILVLNEVTIDRGMSSYLTYLECYCDSSFVTCVQGDGLILSTTSGSTAYSLAAGGSMVHPQVPGILFTPICPHSLSFRPLILPEYVTLRVQVPFNSRGQAWASFDGKGRIQLGPGDALICSVSPWPVPTACLVDSTTDFLRSIHEGLHWNLRKSQALDGPA; this is encoded by the exons ATGTCCGCGGACGAGGCCGCACTCAAG GCCTGTCATGAGAGAATAAACCTTAGTGTAGCTGCCTCGCATCAAGCTGAGAATGGGTCTCTCACCACAGTTAGttctaagaaatcagaggaggcgGCCTATGCATTTCTTCCTCCTATCGAGTCAACTGACGCGCACCTTCATGAGTTTGCAGAGGCCATGAGAA ctgtTGCAAAAGCACTGCGACAAGTTGCGGAAGGGAAAGCTGCTGCTCAAGCAGAGGCGGCTGAGTGGAAGCGCAAGTATGAGTCAGAGAAGGCAGTCAAGGCACACATGCAGCACAGTGTAATTAAAG GCTGCAGCAACTGTGTCAAGGATAAGCTAGAGCATTTGGCTAGTAAACTGACACTGGAGACTTCCTCGGCTGATGAAACAGGCTGCTGCGGAAACCATGGGATCTGCTCACGTCAAATTCTCCAGGATCAGTGTCCTGGACCTAACCGTAAATCAGATGACAGGATTATTGGAAGAAAG GTACCGTTTAGACTTTCGTGGGGTAGCAATGGTGATAAGAATGGTCAGCACAAGCATGATTTTGTGTCCTTCGAAAAAGGGGATATAACAACAGCAGAACGCAGCAATAAACAG ATTTTTCTGAAATGGGATTCCCCTCCACAAACAGTTCTTTTTGTGACTAAACCTAATTCCAACTCCGTGCATGCTCTCTGTTCCGAAATGGTTAG ATGGCTTAAAGAACATAATAACATAAACATCTTTGTAGAGCCACGAGTTAGCAAGGAATTACTGATTGAAGATTCTTACTTCAACTTTATTCAGACATGGGATAATG ATCAGGAAATGAAGACATTACACACGAAGGTTGACCTCATTGTAACTCTCGGCGGTGATGGAACTGTTCTGTGG GCTGCATCATTGTTCAAAGGACCAGTTCCCCCAGTGGTTGCATTCTCTCTTGGATCATTGGGCTTCATGACTCCCTTCC CAAGTGAGCAGTATCGTGAATGCTTGGGCAATGTGCTGAAAAGACCATTTACCATCACACTGAGGAGCCGCCTGCAGTGTCATGTAATTCGTGATGCAGCTAAGGATGAAGTTGAGACCGGGGAACCGATTCTAGTGCTTAATGAAGTTACAATTGACCGCGGGATGTCATCGTACCTTACCTACTTAGAATGCTAttgtgatagttcttttgttacATGCGTACAAGGAGATGGGCTAATACTATCAACAACATCTGGAAGCACAGCGTATTCACTGGCAGCTGGAGGATCAATGGTACATCCACAG GTCCCGGGGATCCTTTTCACACCGATCTGCCCTCACTCATTGTCATTCCGGCCTTTGATACTGCCGGAATACGTGACTTTGCGCGTGCAAGTACCGTTCAACAGCAGAGGGCAAGCCTGGGCGTCCTTCGACGGCAAGGGTAGGATTCAGCTAGGACCAGGCGACGCCCTCATCTGCAGTGTCTCTCCTTGGCCCGTGCCCACGGCATGCCTGGTGGACTCGACAACCGACTTCCTGCGAAGCATCCACGAGGGCCTCCACTGGAACCTCAGGAAGAGCCAGGCTCTGGATGGTCCTGCCTGA
- the LOC123411867 gene encoding late embryogenesis abundant protein 19-like — translation MASNQDKASYRAGEAKAHTEEKAGQVTGAAKDKAYEAKDRASGAAGQATGKGQGAAEATKQKAGEAGQKTSETAQAAKDRAAEGKDEAGSYLGRTAEAAKQKASEATGYTQDRASDAAQYTKDSAVAGKDKTGSVLGQAGEQVKNAVVGAKDAVANTLGMGGDNTTETVTKSRH, via the exons ATGGCCTCCAACCAGGACAAGGCGAGCTACCGCGCCGGCGAGGCCAAGGCCCACACCGAG GAGAAGGCCGGACAGGTGACCGGCGCGGCCAAGGACAAGGCGTACGAGGCCAAGGACCGGGCGTCGGGCGCGGCGGGGCAGGCGACGGGGAAGGGGCAGGGCGCTGCGGAGGCCACGAAGCAGAAGGCCGGCGAGGCGGGGCAGAAGACGTCCGAGACGGCGCAGGCCGCCAAGGACCGGGCCGCCGAGGGCAAGGACGAGGCCGGCAGCTACCTCGGCCGCACGGCCGAGGCCGCCAAGCAGAAGGCCTCCGAGGCGACGGGGTACACGCAGGACAGGGCCTCCGACGCGGCGCAGTACACCAAGGACTCCGCCGTCGCCGGCAAGGACAAGACCGGCAGCGTCCTCGGTCAG GCCGGCGAGCAGGTGAAGAACGCGGTGGTCGGCGCTAAGGACGCGGTGGCGAACACGCTGGGGATGGGGGGAGATAACACCACCGAGACGGTCACCAAGAGTCGTCACTAG
- the LOC123411876 gene encoding uncharacterized protein LOC123411876, protein MSTAASPPQEANNKSEAPSGSNRHHEATPKAVLRLMAMKGLTLYHLKSHLHVCSETAPLLLLSSLLFRSPVQWCTTCSFRSKISVVVLVQINIAMLVLSYQKWLRKHNKKSTNLELANSGGTYTHTYLTNVNYSQHQDAVKPTFLLLKSKPAISAFITLYHAGHQLSNRCASCCSC, encoded by the exons ATGTCAACAGCGGCTTCACCTCCCCAGGAAGCCAACAACAAAAGTGAAGCACCGTCCGGCTCAAATCGCCACCACG AGGCAACGCCCAAGGCAGTGCTGAGGCTGATGGCCATGAAAGGCCTCACTCTGTACCACCTCAAAAGCCACCTTCACGTTTGTTCAGAAACTGCTCCACTCCTGCTCTtgtcttctcttctctttcgcagTCCAGTCCAGTGGTGTACTACTTGCTCCTTccgatccaaaataagtgtcgtggttttagttcaaattaACATAGCGATGCTTGTTTTATCTTATCAGAAATGGCTGCGAAAGCACAACAAGAAATCCACAAACCTGGAATTGGCCAACAGCGGAggtacatacacacatacatacctTACAAATGTTAATTACAGTCAGCATCAAGATGCAGTCAAGCCAACGTTTCTCCTTCTAAAGTCCAAACCTGCCATCTCTGCTTTTATCACACTATACCACGCAGGACATCAACTTTCAAATCGGTGCGCCTCTTGTTGTTCCTGCTAG